The Pleurodeles waltl isolate 20211129_DDA chromosome 10, aPleWal1.hap1.20221129, whole genome shotgun sequence sequence TACCCGTGCATGTAAGTGGAACTGGGCACAcgtgatgccaggaaattctaatAGCCAAGGAGCACCCACATTTCTAGGTGCCTATCCAAACAAACATTTACTGGACATAAAACTAAATGGAGTTGCAGGACCATATTTAAAAGTCAAGAACAAAACTGCTGCTCTCCCCAAATGTTACCTAAGTAAATAAGAACCGTGATGCTACATTCACAAATACCTACCGCATGTCATTGCTCCCACAACAAAGCCCTGGGCTCCCACACGCATATGAATCAGGTGGACAGACATTTTAGTATTCCCTCGGCTCTTCAATTTATACAGGCCAAAGGCTACAACTGCAGCGAATCCGGCCATCCCTAAAAAAAGaagttggaagaaaaaaaaagaccaTAAGTTCCCTACCTTATCATAATCTAGAGTAAACTGTAagtgggtagggtggattggagctaTTCTGCCATAAGGTTGTATCTTTAGTTGGAGCTAAAAACACATTTAGTATGTAAAAGCTACAAATCTAATGAAGTAATGACATTTTGGGCTCTCTCAGCTCACATTTAAATAGTTCCACTGTTGAAGAAAACAACTGTTTGCTTCATCACTTTCCACTAATGATGACCAGATAACTGCTTATAAACCACAATTGTTTTACAGATCTTTTTCAACACATCCCTTCCATCTGGGATCATCTATCAGACAGACACCTTTGTTAAACATCCGATGCAAAGCCTTAACGAGTCAAACAAGAGTCAGTACTGCTGATAAAGAGCTCAACCTTATCAAGGGAGGCTACGCGTGCTAATCGGTACATGATGTGCTAACAGGGAGAACATTAAACAGGACTGCTCTGCATCGCTCACCGCAGCACTCCCAAATCTGTGCTCGCAAAATGGTGAGCAACTGGTTACTATAACCACTGATTAGGATAAGTAGTCAATGGCAAAATAAATGTATAGTGCATTATGCATCAACTGTCTTAGGAGAAACCATATAGACTTTCTCTTATGGTGGAGCGACCTTCGTCTGACCCTCTTAATTTGGCAAGTAGTTATAACAAGtagtcaaaaatatgtttttttttttattcttgggtacaATTTAAATCCACCAGTAAACCATGCATAGCTTTTCTATATATAGGAGCATGAAGTACCCCTCCCCAAAGTAAGTGTTTTCATTTAGAAACACTGCAACAATGCACCATTGAAAACGGCAATGCAAGGTTTCGTAACTCACTCCTTATTCAGTAATGCAATTGTGTAAAAAGGAAGGGTAAATAATTGCTCATAAAAAGATTATGAAATTGTTTGAAGCTTTTCTACAGCTGCCCTAACAAGGAAGTGCATTTACCATTACATCGTTAAAAAAACCTTCCGTATTATTTCTGTACATGCAACTTTGAAAATAAGTGGGTTGAATTTGCACAGTGATACGTTGCATTATCCTTCACTGTATGTAATATGGGGATTTCTTCCTCTTGCATCAAACTGGAGTTTTTCCTTGGTGCATGCTGTTCAGTGTTCTCAGTtcaagacatgtacacatgattcaCAGCACCTTTACTGAACTGTAAGCGTGTCCAAGGGACTAAAGGTGTAAGTATTTCCACCCTCACGAGTGAAAACCATTTCTTCTGGTGAGGTTCAGCATTTTGAAACGGAAGGGAGAAACAGAAACTAAAACTTACCAATTGGAACAAACGGAGACTCTTTGGATTTTCTCATGAATTTTGATGTTTGGGAGTCGGCTTCTTCATAGGTGGGAAGAACACTCTCTGTGGTCGATGTCATCTTGGCTGCATGGAGAGGTTGCAAAGGGATTTAGTCACAAAAATACAAATTTAGCTAGGTTGTCAGGAACCACTAAAAACTAGGATATTTCATTCTTGTGTTGCTTGATTTGATATGGGTGCTAAGGTAATTTATGAAAGTCCATTTCCCGACCAATAATTTACAACATGCTTATATTATAACCTAGAAAAACTCGCCAACTGAACAATTTTTAAACACTATTAGCCTTTACTACATCTTCCCAGATATATGTTTGTAACTTTTTTGAGTTCCTGATTCACACATTGGCGTGTAACAGACGTCACACACATTTTATTCTTTGAAATGACAAGGAGACCTGTACAGCTCTGAAAGCAGCTACACTGAAGGAGgttttacatttttaatgaaaATTTCTCTTTAGATCCTGCTTTTCCAACAAGGAGCTTGTGAGCTACGgggagctctccagctacctgcaaATAGCTCTCCTGTGTACAGCCCAGGTAATAAATTAGAAGTTTTTGATTAGTTTAATTAATCTATGTATATCGAAGTGTGTATTCAAAATGAAAATGTGCCTTTTCAGAAGTCATAgggtgatgtttggagaaaaaaaaaggttgaattttaaaatatattcaaaTCTGATACTTCATGCAGCATTAGGGGAATGTATTACTAATATGATTAACTTGGTGCTGGGTGCATTGCTGCCATGGCTCTTATGTTTTACCCACACATATTCAGACATTCGAAATTGACAAAGCATTTTCTTACATTATTGCTCGAAACCCTGCCTTATGCACTGAAGTGCCAACGGctagtaatcttgcatatggtcACTATGTGATGTCGTCTGATTTTGTAACTATTAAAACTCTAATGCTATTGGTATATCTTATTGATTTTCATTTAACCTAAGGAACTCTTATTACAGATAATGTTGGATACCCCTGCTTCGGCTGATATTtggtgattttgtttaaaaaaaaaaaagggggaggggggtagtTTGGCCTCACTATTTATGGATACTATATAATCAAATATATATCACTATGCAGATGGTGATGGAAGGACGTCATCTTACCAAGAGTAAACAGGGTtctctgcaaaaaataaaattggcatcaaataaaacaaaacaacattgcccAAATTTATTTATACCCTCCACCTGCCCTTTCCCATCGACTAGAGATAGTGAGTTATGGGTGGCGACATGGTGCTGATCTTCACTACCTTTTTTAATCTACATGGCTTTTTAGAATTTGCTTTGGTTATAGGGTTGTCATCCTTGCCAAGTTGTATTTTTGTCTTCTCCATTTGGCTGTTAACCCAGGCGAATAAAAAGGTAACATATTTGTTTTTCAACTGAGTAGCATGGCAAGAGGTGTTCTTGGAATCTTGGACTGGAGTTGTAGGAGGGTACTGAAAATGTGTGGATATATGCAAAGACATCTAACATGATGAAGCGAAATAAGATATTGAAAGCCCCATTGTTGTTTTCCTCAGTTATCAACCATATGTTGTTTGGAAAGTAAATAAACATAGGCAGGCAGCTGCTAAACATAAAAATGAGTAAACATGTTTTGAATACAATTTTCTTAGAAGCCATTTGATATTTCAGTCTGAAGAAGGAATATTATGGGCATGTTGGAACATCTAGATGAAAGGCATAGAACTGCTGAAATAAATTGTTAGTGTTACAGCACACTAACATTTTATCACGCCTTCCTTTTAGAGGAACCAGAAATATGCTGTTTTCTCATCTAAACCTGGGTGGAATTTATCTTGCAGGGAGAAACTGCAGGTCTCTTTCCCAAGCTACCCCATCGTCTAGCCTCACCCTTTTCTTTCAGTGGATGGTGCTCTGCATTgttttataaacaaaaataaatgaaaaaataagtaAACAAACCTGTTTATCTTCCTTACAACTAGTCCCACATGTAGATACTATGGTCTCCCAGAAAATGTATTTCCCCTAAATCAAAAGCACCAACTGCAGCCTGCTCATTCTGCACACCCTGGGCAGGAGCTCCGGTTTAGCCACTCATCTTGCAAATGGCCGGAAAGCCTACATTGTCAGCTAACGTCACTGTGTTACATACACTTCACAAGGACCACCAAGTGCCCCCTAGAGACGGGCCTATACAACCTAATGTAAACTAGATCCATTGCTAAGAAGGCACATAAAACTGTACATAAAAATTAAAATGCGATGGAAGGGAGTCTTCAAGAACCATATATTTTCACTTTGTTTGTAAGGTGGCTGCAACCTCCCCCTACCTATTACTGCTTCTTAAAATGCCCATGTGTACATGCTTCGAACCACCTTTCCACATTTGCATCCTTTCTACAGGTAATTATATAACTCAGGAATTCCTGCAGGTTGAGTTTTAACTTTAGATATAAACAAGTTTGCCAGAGCCAACCATTTTGGCCTCTGCATATAGCTGTCACACAGAACATATACAGAGCACCAGCACAACCATCTCTCTCAAAAACATACAACACTAAAATCATGAGGAGGAAATGTACAACTTTTACTAACACAATGACTTCATGGACTACTGCTCAATGTCATGCTGAGAGGAATAGGTAATGTACTCCAACGATATTGAAGCATGCGCAGATTAGCTCCTTGTGCACACAGGCAAAGATGTGGAGGTGCACTGATTAGAAGCTAGGGTGTGGAGCAGAGGTGGCATGCAGGAATAGGGTAGCAAAGGCATTTTCCATGATCCTCTTCCTCATTTAGCAAAATGGTGTTTTGCTCTGGCTGCACCTGCCTCCAAGATGTAGCAAGACTGGAAGTGGCTGGGAAAGAAGATCGTGTCACACAACCTGTTCAGTGCTGGGCACTTCCTCCTAAAAACAAGGCAAATATTTGGGTGgcagccacttacagacccaaGTGGGGAGGCACTAATAGAGAGCCAAGGACCACAAGTCTGTACGTTGTAAGATAATGCTCCTTACTTGTTTATCCAGAAGCTGGAACACATATGAAAAGATTTCTATATCACCTAAATTCTCAACAGAATGAACAACCGATTATTTTGACTTAAGATAAAAGCGATCTCCATTTAATGCACCTTCTCTAACTCCTCCTATCCGTAAAAATGTCTTCAGTATATTTGATAGAACCGAATCTTCACTtttaagtatgtcaattccagATCGATGAGAGTTCTCTCTCACAAATGGACCATGCCTACAGTCAGCACTAAAACTGAATAACCATTAAACATCGTACTCTTTTTCTAAGCTGCATAAACTACTTTGTGTAAATACAGCACGGACGAAGTGTTCTCTATCTTGGACTAAAAACACACCAATGTCTGACTCATCAGCTCTTCCTGTGTCGTGACATAAAGGTGACAGCTGTTCTCTGAAAAGAAATCTTGAAAGCACGCACATACGCCTGTTTCAAGACGTCAGGTGATCAACTACAGTTTCATGTTTCAGCGAACAGTCGTGACCTCTCCCCCGGGGAACGCTTTACTCATTTGGCCAAGGAAGGCCAGCGTTGATGCGTTGTGCATGCAATGGACAAAAAACGGTCAAACTACTGAAACCACACACCTCACCCTACCTACCTTGCGCTCCTAGGTGCGTCCACTTATTTAGCCATTTTTTAAGTTGCTCTAAACCTTTACATGAATCCCTATAGGTCAGTGGTTCTTAATctatggtctggggacccctgggagtccacgactccttaggaaattaaataacaacagattaataaaatgtgtCTAAATTAGGAAGCGATATGTACGAATGCACATGTTAAAACCTGCTGTAAACTGAAAGAActaaattaagttagtatcctcacgttgatttgtgggagcagtgtaagTGCATCAAACAGTATAGTGTGGACGATAGGtggcctcaactgaatttagaaaaactccaaccttccctttaaaatgtagatttttttttttaaacatttgtttgtgaattaaataaaacatttcatcacTTGTATATTTGATGAGCGCTTGTTGCTGTATTTTTaaagtattgttttgtggttcaagttaGTGAAAAAGCTTATTTTAATCTCCTCAGCTACCAGTAATTACTCACTGGGGCGGATCCCTGGATACCAGTAATGATTTGTAGGAgggtctccgggttccagtaatgattaagtgggggtccacaaaaatcAAAAAGTGAAGAACTGCTGCTCTAGGCGATCGTTGATCACAACTGTGAAACAACCAATGGCCGATGGATCAGAAGTGATTTATGGAGGGAGATCTCATCTTATCTCCTGATTTAGGGAGAGGCCTGTGCTTGTTCCACATGTATGCTCCAGAGAgccgtcatttttttttttgttaacttgcCATAGGTTGCTTATGGTGTCACATGGGGATAAGGGGTAGTTGAGAGTATACGGCATTGGACAGGCtatgaatttgccattttgtactTCATATGTGCTATTAAGAGGGGTCTAAAATGATAACAGTCCAATCAAATGGCTAGTCGTGTTCCAAATTTCTAGACTATGTGCCGTCTGCATAAATGATTAGGCAACCTTGTACTGGCAAAGATGCGTTGCTGAATTAGGGGATCTGCTTTTCCTGAAAGGTCAAGCCTGATAGGCCAGTTATGGATTGAATGCTGGGGCAGAAAGGGGTAACCGTGACAGGTCACTTTAAAGCACAAGGTGAGACCAGTCTCCAGTTACTGGGAAACTGAGGAAGGAACCCCACGCATGCAACTATGCATTTCATAACAATACGTCGATCTAGCCCAGTATGCGTTGGTATTGAATATTTTAGAAAACAGAGTACCGGAAGACGTGCATATATAGCTGGTGTTTTGTATCGTTCAGTTCATGTGTCCAAGCTTCCTCGGGATGACCCCCTTTATCCTGAACTTATATTATCTGCTTTGCTGAGACCAACCCGCTGCTTCCAATATATGCCTGCATTTGAGCATCCACAATGAAGACTTCGGAGAGAGGCCGCCaggaagcagtgctttaaatgggccggtactgtccggtactgagtacctgtacttctcaagaaaaacgtaatacttttaattggggagtaccggcacttctcagaaacaagcaggtactctggtacatagTACCTGCATTTCTATTTTTCCATTGCAAGCACTGCCAGTAAGTATTCTTGAATTTGAATGACAGATGTCGCTGTATGGAGAAGGTAAGAAAACTATGAAAAATATCCACATTTTAAGCAATCAACGGAGACCAAACTGAAACATAAGTAGATAAATTTGCCACAAACGTGTATCTTTATGTATCGCTTTGAAGAATGCGTCCTTGGGGTGCTATTCTACTTTGTGCGGGATTTtgctaccaggaaagcaggagCTGCCGGGGACCTTATAAGATGTAGGATAGGGCAGTGCAACCAAAGGTGACCTCAAGGAGGATGCATAATTCAGACCCTCGCTGTCATAGTGACCGTCCAAGCTGCCAATGAGGTGCAGATCCCCTTTataagcagaggagaagaggctggGAGTGAATTCTCCTACGACATTCTGCATTCAGCACATAAAGTTACCAGATGAAGCCAAGTCACAAGAGGCACTTCTTTTCCGTTGCTGTAGTAGGCATTCGTGTAACGTCCTTGGACCGCTAACTCTGCTTTTTGTGTAGAATGTTTTCATTATAGAAAAGCTGAAATGCTCGAGTCCTTTTAAACCGCTTCCGTAAAATATCGCATACCCTAGCTTCAGTCAATAAACTTAAGTGTGCCCGTTTTTTTGTCAAGCAGCCACCTGGTGGGTTTCTCAAAATGTCAACTCGTTGGTGCGTTATAGGCTGTGTAGCCTGGTCCTTTATTAACGTTCTTGAAACCAAGCTGACCTTGGGAATTCCAGGATAAAATGGCATTGCATTTGCTATGATGCGTACAGTATTCTGTCAGCAGCCCTATTTGACAATTTCTGAACAGTCAAGACAGAAGCAACTTGTAACAGGTGATTCTTGCAAGCACtataaaaaagtttaaaacaaataaatatagaaatacTACT is a genomic window containing:
- the HIGD1A gene encoding HIG1 domain family member 1A, mitochondrial; translation: MTSTTESVLPTYEEADSQTSKFMRKSKESPFVPIGMAGFAAVVAFGLYKLKSRGNTKMSVHLIHMRVGAQGFVVGAMTCGVLYSMYREYWAKPKE